A window from Drosophila willistoni isolate 14030-0811.24 chromosome XR unlocalized genomic scaffold, UCI_dwil_1.1 Seg143, whole genome shotgun sequence encodes these proteins:
- the LOC6645560 gene encoding somatostatin receptor type 2, whose product MWLLMMSLNLVSGEKLQENLQQLQQPNDDFLAYNNSTFSYGNDSYLTTSISSITQTEDDPLFSTDLPTYQHCIATRNSFADLLTVVLYGIVCIVGLFGNTLVIYVVLRFSKMQTVTNIYILNLAIADECFLIGIPFLLYTMRICSWRFGELMCKAYMVSTSITSFTSSIFLLIMSADRYIAVCHPISSPRYRTLHIAKIVSAVAWSTSAFLMLPVMLYASTVEQEDGINYSCNIMWPDAYKKHSGTTFILYTFFLGFATPLCFILSFYYLVIRKLQSVGPKHTTKSKEKRRAHRKVTRLVLTVITVYICCWLPHWMSQLALINSNPAQRDLSRLEILIFLLLGALVYSNSAVNPILYAFLSENFRKSFFKAFTCMTQQDINAQLQLEPSVFTKQGSRRRGGSKRLLASGNNQHQHQPPLILPLNVGNNNSSTTTSSTTTADKTASTATGVPKSCSSSQNGKLLVVPASTENLIICLSDQQEAFCMTARRGESSNLAIQQTDL is encoded by the coding sequence ATGTGGCTATTGATGATGAGTCTAAATTTGGTCAGCGGCGAAAAGTTGCAAGAGAATTTGCAACAATTACAACAGCCGAACGATGATTTTCTGGCCTATAACAATTCGACATTTTCGTATGGCAATGATAGCTATTTAACCACAAGTATCTCGAGTATAACACAAACTGAAGATGATCCATTATTTAGCACAGATCTGCCAACATATCAACATTGCATAGCCACACGAAATTCATTTGCCGATCTCTTAACTGTCGTTCTCTATGGCATTGTTTGCATAGTTGGTCTCTTTGGCAACACTTTGGTCATCTATGTGGTATTGCGTTTCTCCAAAATGCAAACAGTTACCAATATCTATATACTTAATTTAGCTATAGCCGATGAATGTTTTCTGATTGGTATACCATTTCTATTGTACACAATGCGTATTTGTAGTTGGAGATTCGGTGAGCTAATGTGTAAGGCCTATATGGTCAGCACATCGATAACATCATTTACCTCATCCATATTTCTCTTGATTATGTCCGCCGATCGGTATATAGCTGTCTGCCATCCGATATCATCGCCACGATATCGAACACTGCATATAGCCAAAATCGTATCGGCTGTGGCTTGGTCAACATCGGCATTTCTAATGCTGCCCGTAATGCTCTATGCCAGCACAGTGGAACAAGAAGATGGCATTAACTACTCATGCAATATTATGTGGCCAGATGCATATAAGAAGCATTCGGGAACTACATTCATTTTGTATACCTTCTTTTTGGGTTTCGCCACCCCATTGTGTTTTATATTGAGTTTCTATTATTTGGTCATACGTAAATTACAATCGGTTGGCCCGAAACATACAACCAAATCGAAAGAGAAACGTCGAGCTCATCGTAAGGTTACGCGCCTGGTCTTGACCGTGATAACGGTCTATATATGCTGTTGGCTACCACATTGGATGTCCCAGTTAGCCCTGATTAATTCCAATCCAGCTCAGCGAGATCTTTCACGATTGGaaatattgatttttctatTGCTTGGCGCTCTGGTCTATTCGAATTCAGCTGTCAATCCCATATTATACGCCTTTCTCAGTGAGAATTTTCGAAAGAGTTTCTTCAAGGCATTCACCTGCATGACCCAGCAGGATATCAACGCTCAATTACAATTGGAGCCGAGTGTGTTCACTAAACAGGGAAGTCGTCGTCGTGGTGGGTCGAAGCGTTTACTGGCCAGCGGTAATAAtcaacatcagcatcagcCACCACTCATCTTGCCCCTCAATGTAGGCAATAATAATTCGTCGACAACAACTTCATCGACCACAACAGCTGATAAAACAGCCTCCACTGCTACTGGCGTACCAAAATCCTGCAGTAGTtctcaaaatggaaaattattgGTCGTACCAGCAAGTACAGAGAATTTGATTATTTGCTTGAGTGACCAGCAGGAGGCATTCTGTATGACCGCCAGGAGGGGGGAATCATCCAATTTGGCAATACAGCAAACTGATTTGTAA